Proteins encoded in a region of the Coregonus clupeaformis isolate EN_2021a chromosome 9, ASM2061545v1, whole genome shotgun sequence genome:
- the LOC121574092 gene encoding heat shock protein beta-1, which yields MTERRIPFSLLRTPSWDPYRDWYQGSRLFDQSFGMPALAEELPTFPSTHWPGYMRPALGHDLSAAGFMPSMMPHQQSAMMQAAMMPQAPMMAQAPMMAQAGAASYARALSRQLSSGMSEIKQTQEAWKVTLDVNHFSPEELVVKTKDGVVEITGKHEERKDEHGFVSRCFTRKYTLPPMADAEKVTSTLSPEGVLTVETPLNRQAIKAAEISIPVTMGSSKTKPYDMTKGSGNGHHRDERHEEEEEE from the exons ATGACAGAGAGACGCATCCCCTTCAGCCTGCTCCGCACCCCCAGCTGGGACCCCTACAGGGACTGGTACCAGGGCAGCCGACTCTTCGACCAGTCCTTCGGTATGCCTGCCCTCGCAGAGGAGTTACCCACCTTCCCCAGCACCCACTGGCCCGGCTACATGCGTCCCGCCCTCGGCCACGACCTGTCCGCTGCCGGCTTCATGCCCTCCATGATGCCCCACCAGCAGAGTGCCATGATGCAGGCTGCCATGATGCCCCAAGCCCCAATGATGGCCCAAGCCCCAATGATGGCCCAGGCTGGGGCAGCATCGTACGCCCGCGCCCTCTCCCGCCAGCTCAGCTCTGGCATGTCTGAGATCAAGCAGACCCAGGAGGCCTGGAAGGTCACTCTGGACGTCAACCACTTCTCCCCTGAAGAGCTGGTGGTCAAGACCAAGGACGGCGTGGTAGAGATCACTG GCAAGCATGAGGAAAGGAAGGATGAGCATGGATTTGTGTCCAGATGCTTCACTAGGAAATATAC ACTGCCCCCTATGGCCGACGCTGAGAAGGTGACGTCCACCTTGTCTCCTGAGGGAGTGCTGACCGTGGAGACTCCTCTGAACAGGCAGGCCATCAAGGCTGCAGAGATCTCCATCCCCGTCACCATGGGCAGCAGCAAGACCAAGCCCTACGACATGACGAAGGGAAGTGGCAATGGGCACCATCGCGATGAGCgtcatgaggaggaggaagaggagtga